AGTATAAGGACGATCTTTCCGTAGAGGGTTTTCAGCACAGGACTATTCCTCCATTAAATTGTCGGAGAATTTATAACCCACCCCCCAGACTGTCAGAATATGGTCGGGGTTAGCTGGATCCTTTTCTATCTTTGCCCTTAAGCGGTTGATATGTGAATTTACTGTATGTTCATAGCTCTCAAAGCCGGAACCCCAGACTATGTCGAGTAGCTGGCTCCTTGAGTAGACCCTGCCGGGATGTCCGGCAAAATGATAGAGGAGGTCAAACTCTTTTGCGGTCAGATGTATCGGTTCCCCCTTCTTCAGCACTGTTCTCTTTTCCGGATCAATGTCTATATCACCACGTCTGAGTTTTTTTTGCCGAGTTGTTTCATGTGGGGAATTTAGCGCCTCCATTCTCCTGAATAACGCTTTAACACGCGCCAGAAGTTCCATTATACTGAATGGCTTAGTCAAATAATCATCGGCCCCCATTTCAAGGCCGAGTACACGATCCAGCTCGGAAGACTTGCATGTAAGCATCAGAATAGGGGTATAGTCTGTCGCTGCGCGGACACGTCTGCATATTTCCAACCCGTTTATTCCAGGGAGCATGATATCGAGAATGATCAGATCATGTTTATCTGATGTCGCCTTTTGAAGACCAATCATGCCATCATGTGCCAGCGTGACTTTATAGCCCATGTCCTGCAGGTTGATCCTAAGGAGGTTTGTAATATCAGCGTCATCCTCGATAATTAGGATTTTATACGGCATCTCCTTATCCCCTGTTATCATTCCACGTTTTTGATTATAGCTTATTAAATCTGAGTTTGTCAGTAAAACGATAGAAGCTGTCTCAACCGGTCTTGATGTCCGGTTTCTTCATAGAGACAGCGATGAAAAACCAGATTAGCGCCAGCAGGGCAGTGAAAACGAAAACTCCCCCCAATCCATGACGGCCATACACCCAGCCGCCGATTGTACCGCCAATGAAAATTCCCATGAATTGTGAGCTCGAATAGACCCCCATGGCCGTCCCCTTGGCATCCGGAGGCACTACCTTGGATATCAGGGAGGGGAGACTGGCCTCCATAAGGGTAAATGCGGCAAAAAAAACGATCAATGCCGCCGTTACGGCAACCAGGCTGTGATGCCACTCCATCAATATCAGTTCCGCCACCACAAGAGAAAGGATGGCTCCGAGGAATACCGGTTTTATTTTTCCGCGTTTCTCCGCCAGGATAATAAATGGGAGCATGATGACCACCGCCGCTGCCAGAACCGGAAGATACAGATACCACTGATGCTTTACATCCAGACCAGCGGCATCCCTGAGCGCAATCGGCAGGGCGACGAAGTTGGCGGTGAGGATCGCATGAAGGGACAGGACTCCAAAATCAAGCCGCAAGAGCTGGCCATCGGTCAGCACCTTCCGGAAAAGGGCCGGAACCGGTTCGGCATCGCTGTGCAGACTCTCCCGGGCAGGCCGCGGTACAACGGCAATCAGAACCACCTCGCCCGTCAGGGCCAGACAGGCGGTCAGCCAGAAAATCCCTTGAACCCCTATGAAGCCGTTCAGTACCGGTCCCAGCACAAGGGCCAGGGCAAAGGAGCCACCGATGGTCATTCCGAGGATGGCCATGGCCTTGGTACGGTGCTCCTCCCGGGTAAGATCGGCTATCATGGCCAGGATGGTGGAACCGACCGCTCCGGCGCCCTGGAGGATTCGGCCCAGAATCACTCCGAGGATGGAATCCGACATCGCCGCTACAGCGCTGCCCATCGCAAAGATCAGGAGGCCAGCCGTAATGACAGGCTTGCGTCCGATCCGGTCGGAGAGCATGCCAAACGGGATCTGGAAAATGGCCTGGCTGAGTCCGTAACCGCCGAGCGCAAGTCCGATGGTAAGCGGAGTAACGCCGCGTAGTTGCTCTGCATATACAGAGAATACAGGGTAGATCATGAACAGCCCCATCATACGCATGGCAAATATCGTTGAAAGAGACATTGTCGAGCGGATTTCAGAGGATGTCATGCGAATGAGATTTCTGTCGGTGTGCTGTTTCAATTTGGGGATTCCCTGAGATTCGCTGTCTGTTTTCATGTTGGTATCAATCAGGACTGGAAGGTTTATTCCGCGGAAGATTTCTTATAATGTTTCATATAATGTATTTATTGTCTTTGTCTTTCTTTCGTAAACCCCGGCAATGTTTTACTATAATATTCTATCTGTTAAAAAGCAAGGCAATATAACACATTAAATAAATGTCTTTCAAGAGTTGTTTCACGTGGTCATCTGTGATATTTTCATGGTGGATGTATTTATATTCAACGAGACTGGAGGATGAATATGAATAATAAGGTAGTTCTTAATTTCAATAGCGGGAATATCTTGAAAGGCATCATAGAAGATTTCTTCCCGAACAAGGATTTTTTCCATATTAAAGAATACGGCACCGGGAAGACTTTTGAAATCGATATATCTAAGCTTAAGGGAATCTTCTTCGTGAAGACGTTCGAAGGAGATAAGAAATACACGGAACGACAAGATAAAGAAAGAAGGGGTCTTGGGAAAAAAATTGAGGTTAAATTCAAAGACGGCGAATCCATCGTAGGATATACTACAGGGTATTCAAGAGACAGAAGGGGTTTTTTCCTCTTTCCATCGGATTCAGATTGGAATACTGAAAAGATATTTGT
The Nitrospirota bacterium genome window above contains:
- a CDS encoding response regulator transcription factor, encoding MPYKILIIEDDADITNLLRINLQDMGYKVTLAHDGMIGLQKATSDKHDLIILDIMLPGINGLEICRRVRAATDYTPILMLTCKSSELDRVLGLEMGADDYLTKPFSIMELLARVKALFRRMEALNSPHETTRQKKLRRGDIDIDPEKRTVLKKGEPIHLTAKEFDLLYHFAGHPGRVYSRSQLLDIVWGSGFESYEHTVNSHINRLRAKIEKDPANPDHILTVWGVGYKFSDNLMEE
- a CDS encoding MFS transporter, encoding MTSSEIRSTMSLSTIFAMRMMGLFMIYPVFSVYAEQLRGVTPLTIGLALGGYGLSQAIFQIPFGMLSDRIGRKPVITAGLLIFAMGSAVAAMSDSILGVILGRILQGAGAVGSTILAMIADLTREEHRTKAMAILGMTIGGSFALALVLGPVLNGFIGVQGIFWLTACLALTGEVVLIAVVPRPARESLHSDAEPVPALFRKVLTDGQLLRLDFGVLSLHAILTANFVALPIALRDAAGLDVKHQWYLYLPVLAAAVVIMLPFIILAEKRGKIKPVFLGAILSLVVAELILMEWHHSLVAVTAALIVFFAAFTLMEASLPSLISKVVPPDAKGTAMGVYSSSQFMGIFIGGTIGGWVYGRHGLGGVFVFTALLALIWFFIAVSMKKPDIKTG